The following coding sequences lie in one Myxosarcina sp. GI1 genomic window:
- a CDS encoding GNAT family N-acetyltransferase yields MVFWKKLFSNSNTAATSEFSELNGEPKANGKYASESQISFSIERDNIDLYELEELCDRVGWARRPLRKVKKAIQHSFLVVSMWEINGEKRRLIGFARATSDGAFNATIWDVVVDPGFQNRGLGKAMMKFTIDRLRKADISNITLFADPHVVDFYRRLGFILDPEGIKGMFWYPD; encoded by the coding sequence ATGGTCTTTTGGAAAAAGTTGTTTAGTAATTCAAATACCGCAGCTACCTCAGAGTTTTCCGAACTCAATGGTGAGCCAAAAGCGAATGGCAAGTATGCTTCGGAGTCTCAAATTTCGTTTAGCATCGAGCGAGATAATATAGACTTATATGAATTAGAAGAGCTTTGCGATCGTGTCGGTTGGGCTCGCCGTCCCTTACGTAAAGTAAAAAAAGCAATTCAGCACAGTTTTTTAGTAGTTTCGATGTGGGAAATCAATGGTGAAAAACGCCGTTTGATTGGTTTTGCTCGTGCTACTTCTGATGGAGCTTTTAATGCAACTATTTGGGATGTAGTTGTCGATCCTGGTTTTCAAAATCGTGGTTTGGGAAAAGCAATGATGAAATTTACGATCGACAGATTGAGAAAAGCCGATATCAGCAATATTACTTTATTTGCCGATCCTCACGTGGTAGATTTTTATCGACGGTTGGGATTTATTCTCGATCCAGAAGGAATCAAAGGAATGTTTTGGTATCCTGACTAA
- a CDS encoding metallophosphoesterase, producing MKFVTEPSIAVKIARMKQRVRWQESAIKERAIDQTQLVVDDPQSNSQDFSFLVIGDSGCGEHHGHSPQRKVAQMMLEHGHEADFVIHTGDVVYQVGSKEFYYQNFIAPYQELLVGGESPEQIAYDRMVFKLPIFPVPGNHDYYDLPLVYGILAKTTKPLRRVFGSYLDIDVGWHGSYEGQAYAKAFLDYLLDLEASHKLGEHLDRHYTAKFQDRRCLSYQPGKFTRLPNRYYSFRYGGIDFIALDSNTFDEPPPIPDTKEGRKIRRQLEARREKLETQKQKIWQSVAQLRRDSSEEDAERLDDYQGKLNQIEEMQRDIEKRLRKEKIATDHEQLSWLRDKLIASWQDETVRGRVIYLHHPPYVTEATKWNQGQTLEIRHHLRQVLDEVSQQLGKTPSERPLVDLVLSGHAHCLEHLYTEDTGRADSYVNWIVCGGSGHSLRRQRPQGAILQETREGKKLQVAQSLLFVGRNGHGSNKKKPYTCLQIKVGRGNPPKFIVQPLVVERSRHKWHKYQLDSFTV from the coding sequence ATGAAATTTGTTACCGAACCCTCAATAGCGGTCAAAATTGCCAGAATGAAGCAAAGAGTGCGGTGGCAAGAGTCAGCTATTAAAGAACGAGCGATCGACCAAACTCAGTTGGTCGTAGACGATCCCCAAAGCAACAGCCAAGATTTTTCTTTTTTAGTAATTGGCGATAGCGGTTGTGGCGAGCATCATGGTCATAGTCCTCAGAGAAAAGTAGCACAAATGATGCTAGAACATGGGCATGAAGCTGATTTTGTCATACATACTGGAGATGTCGTCTATCAAGTAGGTTCAAAAGAGTTTTACTATCAAAACTTTATCGCTCCCTATCAAGAATTATTAGTAGGGGGAGAATCACCAGAGCAGATAGCTTACGACCGCATGGTATTTAAACTGCCAATTTTTCCCGTACCAGGCAATCACGACTATTACGACTTACCATTAGTTTACGGAATCTTAGCCAAAACAACCAAACCCTTACGGCGCGTATTTGGTTCTTACTTAGATATTGATGTAGGTTGGCACGGCTCTTATGAAGGTCAGGCTTATGCCAAAGCATTTTTAGATTATTTACTAGACCTCGAAGCTAGTCACAAACTAGGCGAGCATCTCGACCGCCACTACACGGCTAAATTTCAAGACAGACGGTGTCTGAGCTATCAACCAGGTAAATTTACGCGCTTGCCCAACCGCTACTATAGCTTTCGTTATGGTGGTATTGATTTTATCGCTCTCGATTCTAATACTTTTGACGAACCACCGCCAATTCCCGATACCAAAGAAGGCAGAAAAATTCGTCGTCAGCTAGAAGCGCGTAGAGAAAAACTAGAAACTCAAAAGCAGAAAATTTGGCAGTCAGTAGCCCAACTGCGTCGAGACTCGTCAGAAGAAGATGCCGAACGATTAGATGATTATCAAGGTAAGCTCAATCAGATTGAAGAAATGCAGCGCGACATTGAAAAAAGATTGAGAAAAGAAAAAATTGCCACCGACCACGAACAGTTAAGCTGGCTGCGAGATAAACTAATTGCCTCCTGGCAAGACGAAACAGTGCGGGGACGAGTTATTTATTTACACCATCCTCCTTACGTGACCGAAGCTACCAAATGGAATCAGGGACAAACTTTAGAGATTCGTCATCATTTGCGGCAAGTTTTAGATGAGGTCTCGCAACAGCTAGGAAAAACACCTTCAGAGCGTCCGCTGGTAGATTTGGTTCTATCGGGTCACGCTCACTGTCTAGAACATCTCTACACCGAGGATACAGGACGCGCCGATTCTTATGTAAACTGGATTGTTTGCGGCGGCAGCGGTCATAGTCTGCGTCGTCAACGACCACAAGGAGCAATTCTACAGGAAACTAGAGAGGGGAAGAAACTTCAAGTCGCGCAATCACTTTTATTTGTCGGTCGTAATGGTCACGGTTCTAACAAGAAAAAGCCCTATACTTGTTTGCAGATTAAGGTTGGCAGGGGCAATCCGCCAAAATTTATCGTCCAGCCTCTGGTAGTCGAGCGATCGCGACATAAATGGCACAAATACCAGCTCGATAGTTTTACAGTCTGA
- a CDS encoding TM2 domain-containing protein yields the protein MNYRQQKLNTGTAYILWIFCCFGICGIHRFYLGKIVSGLLYLFTFGLFGFGQFIDLFLIPGMTAEKNRFLLQQAKIDDLTNIVNANEAILQGQTKSALAKSDPMLKLLQAAASNNNVLSIGQATIATELPVEEVEKLLQKALKQGLAHIDNDEHTGAVRYYFDI from the coding sequence ATGAATTATCGACAACAAAAGCTTAATACGGGAACGGCTTATATTCTCTGGATTTTTTGCTGTTTCGGTATATGTGGAATTCACCGCTTTTATTTGGGTAAAATTGTTAGCGGTTTATTGTACTTGTTTACTTTCGGTCTATTTGGTTTTGGACAGTTTATCGATCTGTTTCTAATTCCTGGAATGACTGCTGAAAAAAATCGTTTTCTCTTACAGCAGGCAAAGATCGACGATTTAACAAATATAGTTAACGCTAATGAGGCAATACTTCAAGGGCAGACTAAGTCGGCTTTGGCAAAGTCAGACCCTATGTTAAAGTTGCTACAGGCTGCTGCTAGCAACAACAACGTTCTTTCTATCGGTCAGGCAACGATCGCAACCGAACTACCTGTAGAAGAAGTAGAAAAACTACTGCAGAAAGCTCTAAAGCAGGGATTAGCTCATATTGATAACGACGAGCATACGGGAGCGGTGCGCTATTATTTTGATATTTAA
- a CDS encoding PIN domain-containing protein — protein sequence MPHEVYAAYKNIVKQRIPSAPNHWFTVALTLAIGGNIWTTDNNFLRY from the coding sequence ATTCCCCATGAAGTTTACGCAGCATACAAAAACATTGTCAAACAACGTATCCCGTCAGCTCCAAATCATTGGTTTACCGTAGCATTGACTTTAGCTATAGGTGGAAATATTTGGACTACAGATAATAACTTTCTTAGATATTGA